A single region of the Salicibibacter cibi genome encodes:
- a CDS encoding beta-L-arabinofuranosidase domain-containing protein → MNHTLQHIYDAAINKKKSLGEITDEIDTGFRTGDGEIVVFISVSNPYSRALVGIGKDTNAKWALESAYQNYKSNKPANFKPISVKVDVVTDMRPAKSSKKKVNLEKDTVLYKRGEDGLTIDASFDVAFLPEEVEAYRMIVDQKIKPENIFNAYEKHGLLSKNSLVKKLLTSQSLELYKFQTKSYYVDENGFTPLYHGHRIYSDLSKQDLRDAIALTKDNYFKNVVNTKGKFIYSYLPQENRNRGGYNILRHAGTTYSMLETYELMPDERLLNAAKRAINYLLKKAMDMEINGHQVQVIIEKDQAKLGGNALAVVALAKYTQVTKDNQYLPVMQSMATWMRELQDENGRFAFHKQKYSTGAASDFISHYYPGEAILALVRLYQIDGNEQWLDVAENEANYLITIRDKEATSETIAHDHWLLYGLNELYRERPKEIYINHAFFIARAIMQTQILDDDAEPEWKGAYDTHPKPLSTPVACRSEGLSAAYKLAVDYGYDKEAKQIIQALHESIKFQLQMQLRPETTMYYENKKLCLGAVHHGLSNYEIRNDYTQHNISSFIAYYNILSQDSK, encoded by the coding sequence TTGAATCATACCTTACAACACATATACGATGCGGCGATTAATAAGAAAAAGTCTCTTGGAGAAATAACTGACGAAATCGATACGGGCTTTAGAACAGGAGATGGCGAAATTGTCGTTTTTATATCCGTATCAAACCCCTATTCACGAGCACTAGTCGGCATAGGAAAAGATACAAATGCTAAATGGGCACTTGAATCTGCTTATCAAAACTATAAAAGCAATAAACCTGCCAATTTTAAACCCATCTCTGTGAAAGTAGATGTTGTTACGGACATGCGACCTGCTAAGTCATCAAAGAAGAAAGTCAACCTTGAAAAAGACACCGTCCTTTACAAACGTGGGGAAGATGGCCTTACGATCGACGCATCTTTTGATGTAGCTTTCCTACCCGAAGAAGTTGAAGCATACCGAATGATTGTAGATCAAAAAATAAAACCTGAAAATATCTTTAATGCTTATGAAAAACATGGTTTGTTGTCAAAAAATTCGTTAGTGAAAAAGTTGCTAACTTCCCAATCACTGGAATTATATAAATTCCAAACAAAATCTTATTATGTTGATGAAAATGGCTTTACCCCTCTTTACCATGGTCATCGTATCTATTCAGATTTATCAAAGCAAGACCTTAGAGACGCGATAGCATTAACCAAAGACAATTATTTTAAAAATGTCGTCAATACGAAGGGGAAATTCATCTATTCCTACCTTCCGCAAGAGAACAGAAACCGGGGCGGTTATAATATCCTACGCCACGCGGGAACAACTTACTCAATGCTGGAAACATATGAACTGATGCCAGATGAACGACTATTAAATGCTGCAAAACGAGCAATTAACTATTTACTGAAAAAAGCAATGGATATGGAGATAAACGGACATCAAGTACAGGTCATTATTGAAAAAGATCAGGCCAAACTTGGCGGTAATGCGCTTGCTGTAGTGGCATTAGCCAAATATACACAAGTAACAAAAGATAATCAATATCTCCCGGTGATGCAAAGCATGGCGACATGGATGCGCGAATTACAAGATGAGAATGGTCGTTTTGCTTTTCATAAACAAAAATATTCAACAGGTGCAGCATCAGACTTCATATCTCACTATTATCCCGGTGAAGCAATATTGGCATTGGTGCGCCTGTACCAGATCGACGGCAATGAACAATGGCTTGATGTGGCGGAAAATGAAGCAAACTATTTAATCACTATCAGGGATAAAGAAGCAACGAGCGAAACCATTGCCCATGATCATTGGCTTCTCTATGGCTTGAATGAACTCTACAGGGAACGCCCGAAAGAAATTTATATCAACCATGCTTTCTTTATCGCCCGAGCGATTATGCAGACCCAAATTTTAGATGATGATGCGGAACCTGAGTGGAAAGGCGCATATGATACGCATCCTAAACCCTTATCTACGCCTGTAGCGTGTCGAAGTGAAGGACTAAGTGCCGCTTATAAGCTAGCTGTGGATTACGGTTACGACAAAGAAGCCAAACAAATAATACAAGCTCTTCATGAGAGCATTAAATTTCAGTTGCAAATGCAACTGAGACCCGAAACAACGATGTATTATGAAAACAAAAAACTTTGCCTCGGCGCTGTGCATCATGGCTTATCAAATTACGAAATACGAAATGATTACACCCAGCATAACATCTCCAGCTTTATTGCGTACTATAATATTTTAAGCCAAGACTCCAAATAA
- a CDS encoding sugar-transfer associated ATP-grasp domain-containing protein, which translates to METIETVHKDLTLYQELGAKTDSTQFQNWLNGGLLNEVDEAFVAETKEYWEGHYGKTINPSLHLAFMNYTGKRDVRVIPGRIMRREILPVLNDYNMSTFYGDKNLYDVLIDAPRSAETILKNINGIYFDTYHDSIDTENASKILLKNNTDLIIKPSQTNNGDGIRKLNVKDENIYLDGNIVTIYHLEDIYKENFMVQKAIQQHPTMAAPHPASVNTLRMVTFRWKDEIRYLFTFARFGKDNDIKDNATAGGIRLGVKDTGEFFNVAISDDGQMHTHHPTTGYCFADLEPIPNYDEFKQFAKDCHKNILHQNFISWDIIVGFDGKPLFLEANFVGTQSYYQLAAQKPMFGDLTEEVLQYVSNELKTNKPILLKKDRERLEQKKLRKQEKQKQELKQMQKQNVDLKKQNQELQSSLEKKNNELMTKNDELEDTKDKYNYIVHSKSWRFTQPFRSLLKMIKK; encoded by the coding sequence TTGGAAACTATAGAAACGGTGCATAAAGATTTAACTTTATATCAAGAACTAGGAGCAAAAACCGACTCTACACAATTTCAAAACTGGCTTAATGGCGGCTTGTTAAACGAGGTAGACGAAGCTTTTGTTGCCGAAACAAAGGAATATTGGGAAGGCCACTACGGTAAAACGATTAATCCTTCTCTACATTTGGCTTTTATGAATTATACCGGAAAAAGAGACGTTAGGGTCATACCCGGAAGAATAATGAGAAGAGAAATTCTTCCTGTATTAAATGATTACAATATGTCGACCTTTTATGGGGATAAAAACCTCTATGATGTTTTGATAGATGCCCCCAGATCAGCTGAAACTATATTAAAGAATATAAATGGAATTTATTTTGATACATATCATGATAGTATTGATACTGAAAATGCTTCAAAAATTTTATTAAAAAACAACACAGATTTGATCATAAAGCCTAGCCAGACGAACAATGGCGATGGAATCAGAAAACTAAATGTGAAAGATGAAAACATCTACCTGGATGGAAATATTGTTACCATTTATCACCTAGAGGACATCTATAAAGAGAACTTCATGGTGCAAAAAGCAATACAACAACATCCAACCATGGCCGCTCCTCACCCGGCTTCTGTGAATACACTTAGAATGGTTACGTTCAGATGGAAAGATGAAATAAGATATTTGTTTACCTTCGCTAGGTTTGGGAAAGATAACGATATAAAAGATAATGCTACCGCTGGTGGTATACGCCTTGGAGTAAAAGACACGGGTGAATTTTTTAATGTTGCAATAAGTGATGATGGTCAAATGCATACTCACCATCCCACGACTGGCTATTGCTTTGCTGATCTTGAACCCATCCCTAATTACGATGAATTCAAACAGTTTGCCAAAGACTGCCATAAAAATATACTACACCAGAATTTTATTTCCTGGGATATTATCGTGGGATTCGATGGCAAACCTCTTTTTTTAGAAGCTAATTTTGTAGGAACACAATCGTATTATCAATTGGCCGCTCAAAAACCTATGTTTGGAGATTTGACAGAAGAAGTGTTGCAGTATGTAAGTAATGAGCTTAAAACGAATAAGCCGATATTATTAAAAAAAGATAGAGAGAGACTCGAACAAAAAAAATTAAGGAAGCAGGAGAAGCAAAAACAGGAATTAAAACAAATGCAAAAACAAAATGTTGATTTGAAAAAACAAAACCAGGAACTTCAATCCTCACTAGAAAAGAAAAATAATGAACTTATGACCAAAAATGATGAACTCGAAGATACGAAGGATAAATATAACTATATAGTGCATAGCAAAAGCTGGCGTTTCACTCAACCTTTTCGTTCTTTACTCAAAATGATTAAAAAATAA
- a CDS encoding SH3 domain-containing protein has protein sequence MQKKLFRSAFIVFFAFLVIFITGGQVTVEANEVKEATHSHGVVQGSDALDVREGPGTDYEVVGQLDNDTRVELEGQTSDGWYKIHADDISEDAYVSEEGLEPVDAPDEDEGYVDADTSVNVREGPGSSYAQVESIPQGESIDLLGEVEGWYKIQLEDADGSTYISGDHVTFTEPPEAAELTETERTHGVVQGSDALDVREGPGTDYEVVGQLDDDTRVELEGQTSDGWYKINADDISEDAYVSEEGLEPVDAPDEDEGYVDADTSVNVREGPGSSYAQVDAIPRGESVDIVGEIDDWYLIQWADMDDPAYVSASHITSTDIQEEARAETQAETQDQALTEPDHSHGIVQSSHLNVRSGPGTDYDKIAGLDDYTRVELEGETSDGWYKISGEGLSDEAYVSEDFIVPVDVPSYDEGYVDSDLLNVREGPTTDEARVHQLERNEQVAIVGEIGDWYKLQLDDVEGPTYVNADYISEEETLTSPERSYGIVQSSHLNVRSGPGTDYDKIAGLDDYTRVELEGETSDGWYKISGEGLSGEAYVSGDFIVPVDLPEEDIGYVDANVSLNVREGPSTSYDQVSSIPRGERVDIVGEIDGWYKIQHDDVSGPTYVSASLVSNEEITVPEVKIFIDPGHGGSDSGAAGNGLLEKDVVLDISLHAAEVLEEEYLGVDVMMPRTTDEFIELEDRAAMANDWGADYFVSVHNNSFNGSANGFESYIFNGNVSSTTIEKQEEVHQYIANELDATDRGMKTANFSVLRNTTMPAILLELLFIDNATDAEMLGSAEGRAELGRITAEGIAHAWDIEER, from the coding sequence GTGCAAAAGAAGTTATTTAGGTCAGCTTTTATAGTTTTTTTCGCTTTTTTGGTCATCTTTATAACCGGAGGGCAAGTCACGGTTGAAGCAAATGAAGTGAAGGAAGCGACACACAGTCATGGCGTGGTCCAAGGATCCGACGCGTTGGATGTCCGCGAAGGCCCTGGCACTGATTATGAAGTGGTCGGACAGCTGGACAATGATACGCGAGTGGAGTTGGAAGGCCAGACCTCGGATGGTTGGTATAAAATACATGCCGATGACATCAGTGAAGATGCCTACGTCTCGGAAGAAGGCCTTGAGCCGGTTGATGCACCGGACGAGGATGAAGGCTATGTGGACGCGGACACCTCTGTCAATGTCCGGGAAGGCCCGGGGTCGTCTTATGCCCAAGTTGAATCCATCCCGCAAGGCGAATCGATTGATCTCCTTGGGGAAGTTGAAGGCTGGTATAAGATTCAGTTAGAGGATGCGGATGGTTCTACATATATCAGTGGCGATCATGTGACGTTCACCGAACCTCCGGAAGCCGCTGAATTAACGGAAACAGAGCGCACGCACGGCGTGGTCCAAGGATCCGACGCGTTGGATGTCCGGGAAGGCCCCGGCACTGATTATGAAGTGGTCGGACAACTGGACGATGATACGCGAGTGGAGTTGGAAGGCCAGACCTCGGATGGTTGGTATAAAATAAATGCCGATGACATCAGTGAAGATGCCTACGTCTCGGAAGAAGGCCTTGAGCCGGTTGATGCACCGGACGAAGATGAAGGTTATGTGGACGCGGACACCTCTGTCAATGTCCGGGAAGGCCCGGGGTCGTCTTATGCCCAAGTGGATGCCATTCCGCGAGGGGAATCGGTAGATATCGTCGGCGAAATCGACGATTGGTATCTCATTCAATGGGCCGATATGGACGATCCCGCGTATGTGAGTGCTTCTCACATAACGTCAACAGACATACAGGAAGAGGCGCGTGCAGAGACGCAAGCAGAAACGCAAGATCAAGCGTTGACGGAACCCGACCATAGCCATGGGATCGTGCAGTCCTCCCACTTGAATGTCCGTTCCGGCCCGGGAACCGATTACGACAAGATCGCTGGATTGGATGATTACACAAGGGTGGAGCTGGAAGGCGAAACGTCCGATGGCTGGTATAAGATCAGTGGCGAAGGATTGAGCGACGAAGCGTATGTGTCGGAGGACTTTATTGTCCCGGTGGATGTACCGTCCTATGACGAGGGGTATGTCGACAGCGATCTTCTAAACGTGCGCGAAGGGCCAACGACTGATGAGGCGCGTGTGCATCAATTAGAACGTAATGAACAAGTGGCCATCGTCGGCGAGATTGGCGACTGGTACAAATTACAATTGGATGATGTCGAAGGGCCGACATACGTAAATGCGGATTACATCAGCGAGGAAGAGACGTTAACGTCGCCCGAACGCAGCTATGGAATCGTGCAGTCTTCCCACTTGAATGTCCGTTCCGGCCCGGGAACCGATTACGACAAGATCGCTGGATTGGATGATTACACAAGGGTGGAGCTGGAAGGCGAAACGTCCGATGGCTGGTATAAGATCAGTGGCGAAGGATTGAGCGGCGAAGCGTATGTGTCGGGGGACTTTATTGTTCCGGTCGATTTACCGGAAGAAGATATCGGCTATGTCGATGCAAATGTATCTCTGAACGTACGTGAAGGCCCCAGCACATCTTATGACCAAGTCAGTTCTATCCCACGTGGTGAACGTGTCGACATCGTGGGCGAAATTGACGGTTGGTACAAGATCCAGCACGATGATGTCAGTGGACCGACGTACGTGAGTGCGAGTCTAGTATCCAATGAAGAAATTACTGTCCCTGAAGTCAAAATCTTCATAGACCCTGGTCACGGTGGAAGTGACTCCGGTGCCGCCGGTAATGGTTTACTGGAAAAAGATGTTGTGCTTGATATATCACTCCATGCAGCTGAAGTATTGGAGGAAGAATATTTAGGCGTTGACGTCATGATGCCAAGAACAACAGATGAGTTTATTGAGTTGGAAGATAGAGCAGCTATGGCGAATGATTGGGGCGCCGATTATTTCGTTAGCGTGCACAATAATTCCTTTAATGGCTCAGCAAATGGCTTTGAAAGCTATATCTTTAATGGCAATGTGTCAAGTACAACCATAGAGAAGCAAGAAGAGGTTCACCAGTATATTGCTAATGAGTTAGATGCTACTGATCGAGGTATGAAAACGGCAAATTTTAGCGTGTTACGCAATACGACCATGCCAGCTATATTGTTAGAGTTATTGTTCATCGACAATGCTACAGATGCAGAAATGCTAGGAAGTGCTGAAGGTAGAGCTGAATTGGGCCGTATTACGGCTGAAGGGATTGCTCATGCTTGGGATATAGAGGAAAGGTAG
- a CDS encoding CapA family protein, with amino-acid sequence MAKTFTLTFAGDTSLGDWYLRKTGKEHLVERLEKEPLSYFAGIKPLIEKSDHFILNLETVLEESPKPILEGKQYPNYDNPDRTLQVLKDLGVTAVGLANNHTMDFGSEVLLRTLNRLEEANIKTLGAGKDRKDASKPLKITLDGKKSVKNVYIFTGMRAGKRYREYGFFAENEKPGVSPLPQKGLSRKISNLRQEDPESIIIVCPHWQGEDYKWASDHGRIQERSRAFIDAGANYIFGHGPHMLNDIENYNGGTIAYSIGNFVFNSPGRYEKLDAPPYSVVVNMEIQEEGGGTWIVKNKFYPIVTDNKKTNYSVRKINEKETEDIVYKFDEDELGLYIENTKHDDKCASKSEVNEIIAMITGEKKINQDKFKGIDSVEKQILALKEAQDRIDKNLKNYYSKLIRSKSMKRVEDENYHLYQMLADTIKKDYITHGMYLKFGKRKLNIHDAISFQNFIIQNAESKRLGNPYYAQMLDKKLPAYEFADKIGLRRPYTDPNVYKFSELKPQTGPVVVKPTSATGAMGVYLIYNENKILSVRDGKYLNSWDELVNDVQMEIERDKARVRKYFKKDAWMIEELIIDPEKPDSLTDLKFHVFYGENVLVQEVIREDGGNKYQFWDANNKKVFTGKLDGEDQIYKEAKGFNNEDLDAIIQASLEIPAPFMRIDMLKGNNELVFGEATYYPGGFHNFNAEWDRRLGEAYVNAEARLKRDLLEGKEFKAFNETFFRSPSLTL; translated from the coding sequence ATGGCAAAAACATTTACATTAACGTTTGCAGGGGATACAAGTTTAGGAGATTGGTATCTCAGAAAAACAGGTAAAGAACATTTAGTGGAACGACTAGAAAAGGAACCACTATCTTATTTTGCAGGGATAAAGCCTTTAATAGAGAAAAGCGATCATTTTATTCTAAACTTAGAAACAGTTTTAGAGGAAAGCCCAAAACCAATATTAGAAGGAAAACAATATCCTAACTATGACAATCCAGATAGAACATTGCAAGTATTAAAGGACTTAGGGGTAACAGCAGTTGGTTTAGCTAACAATCATACTATGGATTTCGGCTCTGAAGTTTTACTAAGAACTCTAAATAGATTAGAAGAGGCCAATATTAAAACCTTAGGAGCAGGGAAAGATAGAAAAGATGCTTCTAAACCACTTAAAATAACACTAGATGGGAAAAAAAGCGTGAAAAATGTCTATATATTCACTGGTATGCGGGCAGGAAAGCGATACCGAGAATATGGTTTTTTTGCAGAGAATGAAAAACCAGGGGTAAGTCCATTGCCACAAAAGGGATTATCCAGAAAAATTTCTAATCTTAGACAGGAAGATCCTGAATCAATTATTATCGTATGTCCTCATTGGCAAGGAGAGGACTATAAATGGGCTTCAGATCATGGAAGAATCCAAGAAAGAAGCAGGGCATTTATAGATGCAGGAGCAAACTATATCTTTGGTCATGGACCCCATATGCTAAATGATATTGAAAATTATAATGGAGGAACCATAGCTTATTCTATTGGAAATTTCGTGTTCAATTCTCCAGGAAGGTATGAGAAACTAGATGCTCCACCTTATAGTGTTGTTGTAAATATGGAAATTCAAGAGGAGGGAGGAGGAACATGGATCGTGAAAAACAAGTTTTATCCTATTGTTACAGATAATAAGAAAACTAATTATAGTGTAAGAAAAATCAATGAAAAAGAAACGGAGGATATAGTATATAAATTTGATGAAGATGAACTCGGCTTATATATAGAAAACACAAAACATGACGATAAATGTGCTAGCAAATCAGAGGTTAATGAAATAATAGCAATGATAACTGGTGAGAAGAAAATAAATCAAGATAAATTTAAGGGCATTGATAGCGTCGAAAAGCAGATATTAGCACTTAAAGAAGCTCAGGATCGGATAGATAAGAACTTAAAAAATTATTATTCAAAATTAATTAGAAGTAAATCAATGAAAAGGGTAGAAGATGAAAATTATCATTTATATCAAATGCTGGCAGACACTATTAAAAAAGATTATATAACTCATGGAATGTATCTGAAGTTCGGTAAGAGAAAATTAAATATACATGATGCCATTTCATTTCAAAATTTCATAATACAGAACGCAGAAAGTAAAAGGTTGGGGAATCCTTATTATGCCCAAATGCTGGATAAAAAATTACCAGCTTATGAGTTTGCTGATAAAATAGGGTTAAGAAGACCATATACGGATCCAAACGTATATAAATTTTCAGAGTTAAAACCACAAACAGGCCCAGTTGTAGTTAAACCTACAAGTGCTACAGGAGCTATGGGTGTGTATCTGATTTATAATGAGAACAAGATTTTATCCGTGAGAGATGGCAAATACTTAAATAGTTGGGATGAACTTGTAAATGATGTTCAAATGGAAATTGAACGTGATAAGGCCAGAGTAAGAAAATATTTCAAAAAAGATGCTTGGATGATAGAAGAATTGATTATAGATCCAGAAAAACCAGATAGTCTCACTGATTTAAAATTTCATGTCTTCTATGGTGAAAATGTACTAGTACAAGAAGTAATCAGAGAAGATGGCGGAAATAAATATCAATTTTGGGATGCAAATAATAAGAAAGTATTTACTGGAAAATTAGATGGAGAAGATCAAATATATAAAGAAGCTAAAGGTTTTAATAACGAGGATTTAGACGCCATTATTCAAGCAAGTTTAGAAATACCGGCTCCATTTATGAGAATTGATATGCTAAAAGGTAACAACGAATTGGTGTTTGGAGAAGCAACATATTATCCTGGTGGATTTCATAATTTCAATGCAGAATGGGACAGAAGGTTAGGAGAAGCCTATGTTAATGCGGAGGCAAGATTGAAAAGAGACCTATTGGAGGGAAAAGAGTTTAAAGCATTTAATGAAACATTCTTCCGTAGCCCATCTTTAACATTGTAG
- a CDS encoding CapA family protein, with protein sequence MSKPYTITFAGDTSLGEGYLNKPNRKKEKERLDGDPFSFFKEVAPFVKQSDYFILNLETVLAKNPSGFLEGKEYPNWDSPKRTLDILQKLNVNAVSLANNHTMDYGESTLIDTINELKSADITYFGAGQSRDEAIKPAKIEIQGKSQKKNVYVFTGMKASRRYRVDYNFFAKREESGVNSLNEDKLIRNISSIKEEDTDATVIVCPHWQGKDYKWVNETEESRARTFVEAGADLVIAHGTHMANHIEKYKSGIIAYSIGNFVFNSPGRYKKMQAPPYSFIVNIIFSESENGWDIQPAFYPIVTDNKETGFRVRFATHDEVVELFELLNDKHHLGEEQDVVKKDEDRYYFDIRHTKTNVISDEVDQLLPEHSLNSKTNCPDDLESFKEEIHQLEHIQSKIDDYLFRYYQMFNQDKTIYKNKAKLQLLADVVEKRHMSHNFLKKFERKEIPATNSLSFRDIMVEKSAMRKLGYRDYAWTINRKTKAYVFADSIGLRRPKSDRKIYRFDELKGTKGPIVVKPVGATGSKGVYLIFDNNKIFSAREEKYLSNWDEIEAEMKNDLNAIKRGQPVKSIVKDEWFVEELILKAPNSTEPPLDYKFYCFYGELLFVLEANRQDSSQFSTWDANGHFIKTGWHDEKARPGVGFSQEDAEITKKASLEIPSPFVRFDMLKGHDGLVFGEATPRPGGFHLFNKEYDRKLGQAYREAEARLTRDLLRGKKFEAFTKNFKI encoded by the coding sequence ATGAGTAAGCCATACACGATAACATTTGCTGGAGACACCAGCCTTGGTGAAGGGTATTTAAATAAACCGAATCGAAAGAAAGAGAAAGAAAGATTAGATGGAGATCCATTCTCTTTTTTTAAAGAAGTAGCACCTTTCGTGAAGCAAAGCGACTATTTTATTTTAAACTTAGAGACCGTTCTAGCTAAAAATCCTTCCGGTTTCTTGGAAGGAAAAGAATATCCTAACTGGGATTCTCCTAAACGAACCCTTGATATACTCCAGAAATTAAATGTTAATGCTGTAAGTCTAGCTAACAATCACACAATGGACTATGGTGAATCAACATTAATAGACACGATCAATGAACTTAAAAGTGCGGACATCACCTATTTTGGCGCTGGCCAATCTCGCGATGAAGCGATCAAGCCTGCAAAAATAGAAATACAGGGAAAATCCCAAAAAAAAAATGTCTATGTATTCACTGGTATGAAAGCTTCTCGTCGTTATCGAGTAGATTATAATTTCTTTGCTAAACGAGAAGAATCTGGAGTTAATTCTTTAAATGAGGATAAATTGATTCGTAATATTTCATCTATAAAAGAAGAAGATACAGACGCAACTGTCATTGTCTGTCCTCATTGGCAAGGAAAGGATTATAAGTGGGTGAACGAAACTGAAGAATCTCGCGCTCGGACTTTCGTTGAAGCAGGAGCGGATTTAGTCATAGCACATGGAACACATATGGCAAACCATATTGAGAAATATAAATCAGGAATTATTGCATACTCTATCGGGAATTTTGTGTTTAACTCTCCAGGCCGTTACAAAAAAATGCAAGCGCCTCCTTATAGCTTTATCGTTAACATTATATTTTCGGAATCGGAAAACGGTTGGGATATTCAACCTGCTTTTTACCCTATCGTCACCGATAATAAAGAAACAGGTTTTCGAGTTCGGTTTGCCACTCATGATGAAGTTGTTGAGTTGTTCGAGTTACTAAATGATAAGCACCACCTAGGTGAGGAACAAGATGTTGTAAAAAAAGACGAGGATCGATATTATTTTGATATTCGTCATACGAAAACGAATGTAATATCGGATGAAGTTGATCAGCTTCTACCAGAGCATTCATTGAATTCAAAAACAAATTGTCCAGATGACTTAGAGTCGTTTAAAGAAGAGATCCATCAACTTGAACACATTCAAAGTAAGATTGACGATTATTTATTCCGATACTATCAAATGTTTAATCAGGATAAGACCATTTACAAAAATAAAGCGAAGTTGCAATTGCTGGCTGATGTTGTAGAAAAACGACATATGAGCCATAACTTCCTAAAAAAATTTGAACGTAAAGAGATTCCTGCAACTAATTCATTATCTTTTCGAGATATTATGGTCGAAAAATCAGCGATGAGAAAACTTGGTTATCGGGACTATGCTTGGACAATTAATCGCAAAACAAAAGCATATGTTTTCGCCGATAGCATCGGCTTACGTAGGCCTAAATCAGATCGTAAGATTTATCGTTTTGATGAACTAAAGGGAACAAAAGGACCGATTGTAGTGAAACCTGTAGGAGCTACAGGTTCCAAAGGTGTATACTTGATCTTCGATAATAATAAGATATTTTCCGCTCGTGAAGAAAAGTATTTGTCGAATTGGGATGAAATAGAAGCGGAAATGAAAAATGATCTTAATGCGATCAAGCGAGGGCAACCAGTTAAGTCAATTGTCAAAGATGAATGGTTTGTGGAAGAACTTATTCTGAAGGCTCCTAATAGCACAGAACCGCCACTTGATTACAAATTTTATTGTTTCTATGGAGAATTGTTATTTGTCTTGGAAGCAAATCGTCAGGATTCTTCTCAATTTAGCACTTGGGACGCAAATGGACATTTCATAAAAACGGGATGGCATGACGAAAAAGCACGACCAGGGGTCGGATTTTCTCAAGAAGATGCCGAAATTACGAAAAAAGCCAGTCTAGAAATCCCAAGTCCTTTCGTGCGATTTGACATGCTGAAGGGTCATGATGGCCTGGTATTTGGAGAAGCCACGCCTAGACCAGGTGGATTTCACTTATTTAATAAGGAATATGATCGGAAGCTTGGACAGGCCTACAGAGAAGCAGAAGCTCGCTTGACAAGAGACCTTCTTCGTGGGAAGAAATTTGAGGCGTTCACCAAAAACTTCAAGATTTAA